From one Pieris brassicae chromosome 5, ilPieBrab1.1, whole genome shotgun sequence genomic stretch:
- the LOC123710342 gene encoding knirps-related protein-like has protein sequence MNQKCKVCGEPAAGFHFGAFTCEGCKSFFGRSYNNLNSITECKNNGECVINKKNRTACKACRLRKCLMVGMSKSGSRYGRRSNWFKIHCLLQEQQQAAQTHSPPRVPPSPHHMAPPFPPHLFPGLTRPRTKEELALLGLDDYKPNSGSPDSHRSDSSPKLDEKSRITHARPQDRPLTPPRDFVPHPLANMSLPHFPHSPFLPPPPFSPFAHNHPLLFPPGFHPIYSRHLLDHAALRQAENNNDVRIDDHNTESSKRFFLDEILKQQRSVPTPQEDISEAEFVPTPPAERRTSESPLQENPMDLSVKSDGRSSSARRRSDDSEIIAPDQDDPESGSDRASASEEEDMSYSQIKRIKLHPLDLTTKV, from the coding sequence TCTTTCTTCGGACGGTCGTACAACAACCTGAACTCCATCACTGAATGCAAGAATAACGGAGAATGTGTTATCAACAAGAAGAACCGGACTGCATGCAAAGCGTGTCGCCTGCGCAAGTGCCTGATGGTCGGCATGTCCAAGTCTGGCTCTCGATATGGCCGAAGGTCCAACTGGTTCAAGATTCATTGTCTCTTACAAGAGCAACAGCAAGCCGCGCAGACGCATTCTCCACCGCGGGTGCCACCCTCTCCGCACCATATGGCTCCACCTTTTCCCCCTCATCTCTTCCCAGGTCTGACGCGACCTAGAACAAAAGAAGAACTTGCTCTCCTTGGCTTAGACGACTATAAGCCTAACTCTGGATCACCGGACTCACATCGCAGCGATTCATCTCCTAAACTTGATGAAAAGTCTCGTATCACACATGCCCGCCCTCAAGACAGACCACTCACTCCACCGAGGGATTTTGTTCCCCATCCACTAGCCAATATGTCCTTGCCCCATTTCCCGCACTCACCGTTCCTTCCCCCACCGCCGTTTAGCCCGTTTGCGCACAACCACCCCCTTTTATTTCCTCCGGGCTTTCACCCAATATATTCTAGACATTTGCTGGATCATGCCGCGCTTAGACAAGCGGAAAACAACAATGATGTGAGAATCGACGATCACAATACAGAGTCGTCCAAACGATTCTTTTTAGATGAGATTTTAAAACAGCAACGCTCAGTGCCGACCCCGCAAGAGGATATCTCTGAAGCAGAATTTGTTCCCACACCACCAGCCGAAAGGCGAACTTCTGAATCACCTCTGCAAGAGAATCCAATGGACTTGTCGGTGAAATCTGATGGGAGGTCAAGTTCGGCTCGACGGCGGTCCGACGATAGCGAAATAATAGCGCCAGACCAGGACGACCCCGAGTCGGGCAGCGACCGGGCCTCGGCCAGCGAGGAAGAGGACATGTCATATTCGCAGATTAAGAGGATCAAACTCCACCCCCTGGATTTAACGACCAAAGTTTGA